In one window of Clarias gariepinus isolate MV-2021 ecotype Netherlands chromosome 10, CGAR_prim_01v2, whole genome shotgun sequence DNA:
- the c10h4orf47 gene encoding UPF0602 protein C4orf47 homolog, producing the protein MPDAKSDMERVGLFQEMSYISIGDKYNPLTQRAFNDAAYKNKQMLVSGPKKKSALQAGYFDTRFKRIFENEAMTDLIKIQRQYQIQQAKKNLTKAFLPNNGEKKASGTGSYYGTFGGPVKAMSPLQMPKMRYKSPGKNIYTSPPKKGSGYGFPGVTLSKLELYSSDPYDRVRELLKREMTAHKSQMKGGPFRLNLYPKECFDSNPYKFNKPLPLSNIAAEKKTHFAVPFKPTSPSKRIGGMKAGTFDPYPSHSTDHYIIKKPKSDVSTNKGIKIFHPSPGPKSTPVKSIISLNVNKFVNSTNYNQVPSVMAY; encoded by the exons ATGCCAGATGCAAAGTCTGATATGGAGCGAGTTGGGCTTTTCCAGGAAATGAGCTACATCTCCATAGGGGACAAATACAACCCCTTAACTCAGC gtgCCTTTAATGACGCTGCATATAAAAATAAGCAGATGTTGGTCAGTGGCCCGAAGAAGAAATCAGCACTCCAGGCTGGCTATTTTGACACTCGTTTCAAGCGGATTTTTGAGAACGAGGCAATGACAGACCTTATCAAAATCCAAAGGCAGTACCAGATTCAGCAGGCTAAGAAGAACTTAAcaaaggcatttttgcccaaCAACGGGGAAAAGAAAGC CTCAGGTACTGGCAGTTACTACGGAACGTTTGGTGGTCCTGTTAAAGCTATGAGTCCCCTACAGATGCCAAAGATGAGATACAAATCCCCAGGCAAGAACATATACACCAGTCCACCCAAGAAAGGAAGTGGATATGG CTTTCCAGGTGTCACACTGTCCAAATTGGAATTATATTCTTCTGACCCCTATGATCGAGTAAGAGAGCTGCTAAAG CGTGAGATGACAGCTCACAAATCTCAGATGAAAGGGGGGCCATTTCGTTTGAACCTTTATCCAAAGGAATGTTTCGATAGCAATCCTTACAAGTTTAATAAACCTCTGCCACTTTCAAACATTGCAGCGGAAAAAAAGACACACTTTGCTGTGCCTTTCAAACCAACGTCTCCTAGCAAAAGG ATTGGAGGAATGAAAGCAGGAACATTCGATCCATACCCGTCCCATTCCACAGACCACTACATCATTAAGAAGCCAAAGTCTGATGTGAGCACGAATAAGGGGATCAAAATCTTCCACCCATCGCCTGGTCCAAAGAGCACTCCAGTGAAAAGCATTATCTCTCTCAATGTTAACAA GTTTGTGAACTCGACAAACTACAATCAAGTCCCCTCTGTAATGGCTTATTAA